From one Dyella sp. 2HG41-7 genomic stretch:
- a CDS encoding alkaline phosphatase family protein: protein MPTKYGRTRLKPFVIGALVTGLVGMANAQTANQQDDAHFRSNVPTTATKPVNGQPGGVVTLYNPQNGQDASNRTRTPIKHVILLIGENRTFDHVFATYTPPHGQTVNNLLSEGIVKADGTPGPNAAKAQQWQASQTGDYSVSPTHTSAYTNLPSMNTGGAPTQPYLASAAQAEAIEPGLPTAAYQELAEGGTGLPNHVLDTRFPTTLPNAPVDMHASISYNDYANSPVHRFYQMWQQLDCNVNHATRQNPSGCRADLFPWVEVTMGAGNNGVTQPANFTDESTGEGSTSMQFLNMAAGDAPYFKQLAEQYALSDNFHQSVMGGTGANHIMLGFGDLIYYADANGDPTTPPENQIENPNSQSGTNNWWVQDGYSGGSYVNCADDSQPGVGAVRKYLKSLPYHTFHGTDCKKGAYYLVNNYNPGYLGDGTAAPLGAQQFTIPPSKQQNLALLLTRHKVSWKYYGEGFDGGKEDGEAGTFCNICDPFLYSTQVMTNPTLRANNQDLNNLYNDIQNDTLPAVAIAKPDGLLDGHPSSSKLQLFEGYAQKIIQMVQANPKLWNNTAIMITFDEGGGYYDSGYVQPIDFFGDGTRIPLLVVSKYSEGGRVVHSYGDHVSFDKFVEANWDLDETISHRSRDNLPNPISFPNNPYVPVNAPAIGDLMDMFNFHRGWDNDSSVAGNQNAQN, encoded by the coding sequence ATGCCCACGAAGTATGGCCGTACCAGGTTGAAACCCTTTGTCATCGGCGCTCTCGTCACCGGCCTTGTCGGTATGGCGAACGCGCAGACCGCCAACCAGCAAGACGATGCACACTTCCGCTCGAACGTACCGACCACCGCGACCAAGCCGGTGAACGGTCAACCCGGCGGCGTGGTGACGCTGTACAACCCGCAAAACGGCCAGGACGCCAGCAACCGCACGCGTACGCCGATCAAGCACGTCATCTTGCTGATCGGTGAAAACCGCACCTTCGATCATGTCTTTGCCACGTACACGCCGCCGCATGGCCAAACGGTCAACAACCTGTTGTCCGAAGGCATCGTGAAAGCGGACGGCACGCCCGGTCCGAACGCTGCGAAAGCGCAGCAATGGCAAGCCAGCCAGACTGGCGATTACTCGGTATCGCCCACGCACACCAGTGCGTACACCAATCTTCCGTCGATGAACACCGGCGGCGCGCCGACGCAGCCCTACCTCGCTTCGGCCGCGCAAGCGGAAGCGATCGAACCGGGTCTGCCCACGGCGGCTTATCAGGAACTCGCTGAAGGCGGCACTGGCTTGCCGAATCATGTGCTCGACACGCGCTTCCCGACCACGCTGCCGAATGCGCCGGTCGATATGCACGCTTCGATCAGCTACAACGATTACGCCAATAGCCCCGTGCATCGTTTCTATCAGATGTGGCAGCAGCTCGATTGCAACGTGAACCATGCCACGCGTCAGAATCCGAGCGGTTGCCGCGCGGATCTTTTCCCGTGGGTGGAAGTGACCATGGGCGCCGGCAACAACGGCGTGACGCAGCCGGCCAACTTCACCGATGAAAGCACCGGCGAAGGCTCCACGTCCATGCAGTTCCTCAACATGGCCGCCGGCGATGCGCCGTACTTCAAGCAACTGGCCGAGCAGTACGCGCTCAGCGACAACTTCCATCAATCGGTGATGGGCGGCACGGGCGCCAACCACATCATGCTGGGCTTCGGCGATCTGATTTATTACGCGGACGCCAACGGCGATCCGACCACGCCGCCGGAAAATCAGATCGAGAATCCGAACTCGCAATCGGGCACCAACAACTGGTGGGTGCAAGACGGCTACAGCGGCGGTTCGTACGTGAATTGCGCGGACGATTCGCAGCCGGGCGTCGGTGCGGTGCGCAAGTACCTCAAGAGCTTGCCGTATCACACCTTCCATGGCACGGATTGCAAAAAGGGTGCGTACTACCTGGTCAACAACTACAACCCAGGTTACCTGGGCGACGGTACGGCCGCGCCGCTGGGCGCTCAGCAGTTCACCATTCCGCCGAGCAAGCAACAGAACCTCGCGCTCTTGCTGACGCGCCATAAGGTGAGCTGGAAGTATTACGGCGAAGGTTTCGACGGCGGCAAGGAAGACGGTGAAGCCGGCACGTTCTGCAACATCTGCGATCCGTTCTTGTACTCCACGCAGGTCATGACCAATCCGACGCTGCGCGCGAACAACCAGGACCTCAACAACCTTTACAACGACATCCAGAACGACACGTTGCCGGCCGTGGCTATCGCCAAGCCGGACGGGTTGCTGGACGGCCATCCGTCGTCGTCGAAGCTGCAGCTGTTCGAAGGTTACGCGCAGAAGATCATTCAGATGGTGCAGGCCAATCCGAAGCTGTGGAACAACACCGCCATCATGATCACCTTTGATGAAGGCGGCGGTTACTACGACTCCGGTTACGTGCAGCCGATCGACTTCTTCGGCGATGGCACGCGTATTCCGCTGTTGGTGGTGTCCAAGTACTCCGAAGGCGGCCGCGTAGTGCACAGCTATGGCGACCACGTTTCTTTCGACAAATTCGTGGAAGCGAACTGGGATCTGGACGAAACGATTTCCCATCGCAGCCGCGACAACCTGCCGAATCCGATTTCGTTCCCCAACAACCCGTATGTACCGGTCAATGCACCGGCGATCGGCGACCTGATGGACATGTTCAACTTCCATCGCGGTTGGGATAACGATTCGAGCGTGGCGGGCAATCAAAACGCGCAGAACTGA
- a CDS encoding multicopper oxidase domain-containing protein: MTFTRRDFLRGAGACVGAYALTDLWPWRAARASTMPMTMPMRTSMPTLAAPNVPLINPTSLARFVDPLPIPAIARATEQRTHPAYPGRTLPYYRMDMRACKTKLHRDVPSTPLWGYDGQFPGPTIVGQRDEPLLVEWVNALPSKHFLPIDHAIHGAEKDKPEVRAITHVHGARVSANADGFPEDWYTPGRSVLYHYPNAQDAATLWYHDHAMGITRLNIYAGLFGAYIVHDKEEQALNLPSGDCDIPLMLCDRMVAQDGQLYYPVSDDPSAPWVMQCSGNLVLCNGKIFPYLDVEPRRYRFRLANVANTRFFDLSLSHDQSFHQIGSDQGLLSAPFERSRIELYPAERADVVIDFSGFAGKSLQLRHQAEGILQFRVREHGRPDTSALPAKLRDVARIDPASAVQNRVLTLNETDDANGNAMTMLLNGQRWSDPITEKPKQNSIETWSFVNLTGDAHPIHVHLVRFQILDRRPFDLFAWNAHRKLVFTGPAQSPEPQELGWKDTVRADPGMVTRIAMRFEGEPGRYVWHCHFLEHEDNEMMRPFEVLPA, translated from the coding sequence ATGACTTTCACGCGACGTGATTTTTTGCGAGGCGCCGGCGCATGCGTCGGCGCGTACGCACTGACGGATCTATGGCCGTGGCGCGCCGCACGCGCATCCACCATGCCGATGACCATGCCGATGCGAACCAGCATGCCGACACTGGCCGCACCGAACGTGCCGCTGATCAATCCGACATCGCTGGCGCGCTTCGTCGATCCGTTACCCATTCCTGCCATCGCGCGCGCAACCGAGCAGCGCACGCATCCTGCGTATCCCGGTCGCACGTTGCCGTACTACCGCATGGACATGCGCGCGTGCAAAACAAAACTGCATCGCGACGTCCCATCCACGCCGCTATGGGGTTACGACGGTCAATTTCCCGGGCCGACCATCGTCGGCCAACGCGACGAGCCGTTGTTGGTCGAATGGGTCAACGCGTTACCGTCGAAACATTTTCTGCCGATCGATCACGCCATTCACGGCGCCGAGAAAGACAAGCCCGAAGTGCGCGCGATCACGCACGTGCACGGCGCGCGCGTATCCGCGAACGCGGATGGTTTTCCGGAAGACTGGTACACGCCCGGCCGTTCGGTGCTTTATCACTATCCCAACGCGCAGGACGCCGCCACGTTGTGGTACCACGATCACGCCATGGGCATCACGCGTCTGAATATCTACGCGGGATTGTTCGGCGCCTACATCGTTCACGACAAAGAAGAGCAAGCACTCAATCTTCCGTCGGGCGACTGCGATATTCCGCTGATGCTGTGCGATCGAATGGTGGCGCAGGATGGACAGCTTTATTACCCGGTGTCGGACGATCCTTCCGCGCCGTGGGTCATGCAGTGCAGCGGCAACTTGGTGCTGTGCAACGGCAAGATCTTTCCGTATCTCGATGTGGAACCGCGGCGTTATCGCTTCCGTCTGGCCAACGTCGCCAATACGCGCTTCTTCGATCTGTCGCTGTCGCACGATCAGTCCTTTCATCAGATCGGCAGCGATCAAGGACTGCTGTCCGCACCTTTCGAGCGCTCGCGCATCGAGCTGTATCCCGCCGAGCGCGCCGATGTGGTGATCGATTTCTCTGGCTTCGCCGGCAAATCGTTGCAACTGCGTCATCAGGCAGAAGGCATTCTGCAATTTCGCGTACGCGAGCACGGGCGACCCGACACCTCTGCGTTGCCGGCGAAGCTGCGCGACGTCGCACGCATCGATCCGGCGAGCGCCGTGCAAAACCGCGTGCTTACGCTCAATGAAACCGATGATGCGAACGGCAACGCGATGACGATGTTGCTCAACGGTCAGCGCTGGTCGGATCCGATCACGGAAAAACCGAAGCAGAACAGCATCGAAACCTGGAGCTTCGTCAATCTCACCGGCGATGCGCATCCCATCCACGTGCATCTGGTGCGTTTTCAGATCCTCGATCGACGTCCGTTCGATCTGTTCGCATGGAATGCGCATCGCAAGTTGGTGTTCACCGGTCCGGCGCAATCGCCCGAACCGCAAGAACTTGGATGGAAAGATACGGTGCGCGCCGATCCGGGCATGGTCACGCGCATCGCGATGCGTTTCGAAGGCGAGCCCGGCCGCTATGTATGGCATTGCCATTTCCTCGAGCACGAGGACAACGAAATGATGCGTCCCTTCGAGGTGTTGCCGGCGTAA
- a CDS encoding ESPR-type extended signal peptide-containing protein, which yields MNRIYRLVFNRTLGIMQVASELVTAPKGAVVGGTDAPSKPELTSRLLAIAVAAALVTVASPLMAQTCVPSATTVCGVNGGNGGAGTTSDQPGAGGTGSVTSGSYANSGGTGGSAGYAGSAGQGANNTGGAGGPVDHPGGGGVGGGLGTLGNGGGGGGGGDFAGTYYGGGGGGGGGGAGQSVSAGASFTNPGSVVGGQGGNGGNGGFSSSSGYGGGGGGGGAGVYAGAGATITSGSGTTITGGAGGNGGGGFIAAAGGGGGTGVAGVSFTLTNGGSITGGAGGNGGGSVSDGGFGGNGGDGGTGVSGSGLTITNSGQITGGIGGAGANDSFMGGVGGSGGVGVSIIGSTLTNTGSITGGNGGAAGNGNSGGLGGVGIVAMGNTTIVNSGIIAGGVGYYGLQADAIDLSGGNNTLELEAGSSITGNVVSSSGTTNGGDTLDLGGDTNATLSGSIDQSGNGAQYQGFANYEKTGNSIWTLSGAVNTSATWLIQGGELDLTVSGSALTGGAVMSSGTTLGVDSGVSVSGINGGNGSSGYSGNGGSTTTAGTAGGAGYAGTAAISGTSFTVNNQGGITGGNGGNGGFGGSGGSGAAGGSKYGGNPAPVSGANGAVGGAGGNGGAGIIGSGITLTNTGYIRGGNGGAGGNGGVGGRGGKYMGSSSNGQPTTSNGMTGNGGNGGAGGYGGIGSAAVIATGASTLTNSGGILGGSGGVGGQGGGGGYAGPQGAVQTGSTVSGGQGGNGGAGGAGGAAGAGVSGSSFNLTNSGYIGGGYGGHGGTGGYSGGGAGSTAGHSGGAGNGGAGGAGGAGGNAVEGTQFVVTNNRVIVGGYGGLGGTGGNGNSAGNSNGSTGGYAAHGGAGGAGGAGGAGGAAISGSYFTVTNNGVLAGGYGAVGGNGGSGWWGGSVNNSNNAGSGGNGGAGGAGGAGGAGVTGTNFTLANTQLIVGAGGGHGGNGGWGGPGGYGTQASAGSSGMGGAGGAGGAGGDGVQGSHINLTNSGLIAGGRGGYGGAAGSANQSGSTYSGTAGNGANGASGGAGGAGAAAIAASYATITNSGALYGGAGGVGGRGGYGGYGGSSRTGNGGAGGNGGAGGAGGAGGAGVTGMQFVLTNAAQTLIRGGAGGAGGNGNYGAPGTSSGAGGASGVSSAGGQGADGGAGVSGAYFTVTNAGAITGGNGGAGGNGGASYTTAGTAGNGGNGGAGGVGVSGSNFALTNTGTISGGYGGAAGAQGSISRGGTAGMDGTGGAGGVGVVSTGGSMIDNAGSIAGGMSATGVQADAVDLSGGGNVLVLESGATFVGNVVSTSGATGGGDTLAFGGSANGKFDATQLVTTMPTSYTGTSQIYGFATYEKIGSSNWTFTGTLPTGMNWEVQQGTLDLSGVTNAGVVLGQLTGAGGTLTTGSKSLTLGDNASNSFHGAVIAGSITMQGTGTQILDGTNTVAGTATVSGGTLEIGDANNPTASLTTPEVDVQSGGTLRGHGTINGNVINDGTVWPGGSVGVLTVNGNYTQNAGGTLQIDVTPTVASELVVNGNASLAGKLNLIFAPGTYIEHTYTLVQAKALSGQFASTTSTGAVVPALLNTSVIYTATQADLAMKPTVVTPAQGSLYANLMRATGLVGQQSLTTVLGATLRSNETACNGANASHANTVSASCNSDLWVQYSGGSDSLTGSNGLNSTVFGLQGGFDHAVSDMAHLGVEAGFDRINGNNRNGGNGTVDDVHGGAYAYANVGPVVLSGMIDETHSSYRVYRETGVGHGVASPDGDTTAAALQAAWPLTAAQWQVTPEIGALYQHETLGAFGESIPSSNPLAPEFALQGTHTSYTSVQPYARVQFSHAFMAQGINYVPQFNVGYRYDTRNNNGPTVQATSQDGTVFMLPGDSVGRGIATVGARINAQAGASWSLYLDYQGQFSSHLNDNALSVGFTKKF from the coding sequence GTGAATCGAATTTATCGCCTCGTTTTCAATCGCACGCTCGGCATCATGCAAGTAGCCTCCGAGCTGGTTACCGCGCCCAAAGGGGCCGTGGTCGGTGGCACGGATGCGCCGTCGAAGCCGGAGCTGACATCGCGCCTGCTGGCCATCGCCGTGGCTGCCGCATTGGTCACGGTCGCATCGCCGTTGATGGCGCAGACGTGCGTACCCAGCGCGACCACAGTTTGTGGCGTGAATGGAGGAAACGGCGGCGCCGGCACCACCAGCGATCAGCCGGGTGCAGGCGGTACTGGCTCGGTGACGTCGGGAAGCTACGCCAATAGTGGCGGCACGGGCGGCTCGGCTGGCTACGCAGGATCTGCGGGTCAGGGCGCCAACAATACGGGCGGCGCCGGCGGTCCGGTCGATCATCCGGGCGGCGGCGGCGTGGGCGGTGGATTGGGTACGCTCGGCAATGGCGGCGGTGGCGGCGGCGGCGGCGATTTTGCCGGCACTTACTATGGTGGCGGTGGTGGTGGTGGCGGCGGCGGCGCGGGACAGTCGGTCAGCGCGGGCGCGTCCTTTACTAATCCGGGCAGCGTCGTGGGCGGTCAAGGCGGCAATGGCGGCAATGGCGGCTTCAGTTCATCGTCGGGCTACGGCGGTGGCGGTGGTGGTGGTGGCGCAGGCGTCTATGCCGGTGCGGGCGCCACCATTACTAGCGGCTCAGGCACGACCATCACGGGTGGTGCAGGCGGCAATGGCGGCGGTGGCTTTATAGCAGCCGCTGGCGGTGGCGGTGGTACAGGCGTTGCGGGTGTCAGTTTTACCTTGACCAACGGCGGCTCGATTACGGGTGGCGCTGGCGGTAACGGCGGCGGATCCGTCAGCGACGGTGGCTTTGGCGGCAATGGTGGCGACGGTGGCACGGGTGTTTCCGGTAGCGGCCTTACGATCACTAACAGCGGTCAAATCACCGGCGGCATCGGTGGCGCCGGCGCCAATGACTCCTTTATGGGCGGCGTCGGTGGCAGTGGCGGCGTTGGTGTTTCGATCATCGGATCAACGCTGACCAATACCGGCAGTATCACTGGCGGCAACGGCGGCGCAGCCGGCAATGGCAACTCGGGCGGCCTCGGCGGTGTCGGCATCGTGGCGATGGGCAACACCACCATCGTCAACAGCGGAATAATCGCTGGCGGCGTGGGTTATTACGGTTTGCAGGCCGACGCGATCGATTTGAGCGGCGGCAATAACACGCTGGAACTCGAAGCGGGTTCCAGCATTACCGGCAATGTGGTCAGCAGCAGCGGCACCACCAACGGTGGCGACACGCTCGATCTGGGCGGCGACACCAATGCCACGCTTTCCGGTTCGATCGACCAATCCGGCAACGGTGCGCAATACCAGGGCTTCGCCAACTACGAAAAGACTGGCAACAGCATCTGGACGTTGAGCGGCGCGGTCAACACCAGCGCGACATGGCTGATCCAGGGCGGCGAACTTGATCTGACCGTCAGTGGAAGCGCGCTCACGGGCGGCGCCGTCATGTCGTCGGGAACCACGCTTGGAGTGGATTCGGGCGTGTCTGTGTCCGGCATCAACGGTGGCAATGGCAGCTCGGGTTATTCCGGTAACGGTGGTTCGACCACCACGGCAGGGACCGCGGGGGGTGCGGGTTACGCGGGTACAGCGGCGATCAGTGGCACCAGCTTCACGGTGAACAACCAAGGTGGCATCACGGGCGGCAACGGCGGCAATGGCGGTTTTGGCGGCTCCGGCGGCTCGGGCGCCGCGGGCGGTTCCAAGTACGGCGGAAACCCTGCGCCGGTGTCCGGTGCCAACGGCGCCGTCGGCGGCGCTGGCGGCAATGGCGGCGCGGGCATCATCGGCTCTGGGATCACCCTCACCAACACCGGCTATATCCGGGGCGGCAATGGCGGCGCCGGTGGCAACGGCGGCGTGGGCGGTCGCGGTGGCAAATACATGGGATCGTCGTCCAACGGTCAACCTACCACCAGCAATGGCATGACCGGCAACGGTGGCAATGGCGGCGCGGGTGGCTACGGCGGTATCGGCAGCGCGGCTGTCATCGCAACTGGCGCTAGCACGCTGACCAATTCAGGCGGGATCCTGGGCGGTTCCGGCGGCGTCGGCGGCCAGGGCGGCGGCGGCGGCTACGCCGGTCCGCAAGGCGCCGTTCAAACCGGAAGCACGGTCTCGGGCGGTCAGGGCGGCAATGGCGGCGCCGGTGGTGCCGGCGGCGCTGCGGGCGCGGGAGTGAGCGGTTCGTCGTTCAACTTGACCAATAGCGGATATATCGGGGGCGGCTATGGTGGCCACGGCGGCACTGGCGGGTACAGCGGTGGTGGTGCCGGCTCGACTGCAGGCCATAGCGGCGGTGCGGGCAACGGCGGCGCTGGCGGCGCGGGTGGTGCTGGCGGCAACGCGGTGGAAGGCACGCAGTTTGTGGTGACCAACAATCGCGTCATCGTCGGTGGCTATGGCGGTCTTGGCGGTACCGGCGGCAACGGCAATTCGGCCGGTAACAGCAACGGCAGCACGGGTGGCTATGCCGCCCATGGCGGCGCGGGTGGCGCGGGTGGCGCGGGCGGCGCGGGTGGCGCAGCGATTAGCGGCAGCTATTTCACCGTGACCAACAATGGTGTTCTGGCCGGTGGTTATGGCGCCGTGGGCGGCAACGGCGGCTCCGGCTGGTGGGGCGGCTCGGTCAACAACAGCAACAACGCAGGTAGTGGCGGCAACGGCGGCGCCGGCGGCGCCGGTGGAGCGGGCGGCGCCGGCGTGACCGGCACCAACTTTACCCTCGCCAACACCCAGCTCATCGTGGGTGCTGGCGGTGGCCACGGTGGTAACGGCGGCTGGGGTGGTCCTGGCGGTTATGGCACCCAAGCTAGCGCAGGTTCCTCCGGCATGGGCGGCGCAGGTGGCGCCGGTGGCGCCGGTGGCGATGGCGTTCAAGGCAGCCACATCAACCTTACCAATTCGGGTTTGATTGCCGGCGGTAGGGGCGGTTACGGCGGCGCCGCGGGAAGCGCCAATCAAAGCGGTAGTACGTATTCCGGTACCGCAGGCAACGGCGCCAACGGGGCGTCCGGCGGTGCGGGTGGCGCGGGCGCCGCCGCGATCGCTGCCAGCTACGCGACGATCACCAACAGCGGCGCGCTCTACGGCGGTGCCGGCGGCGTGGGCGGCCGCGGTGGATACGGCGGATATGGCGGCTCGTCCCGCACCGGCAACGGCGGCGCCGGCGGTAACGGTGGCGCGGGTGGCGCGGGTGGCGCGGGCGGAGCCGGGGTTACGGGTATGCAATTCGTACTCACTAACGCCGCTCAGACCCTCATTCGCGGCGGCGCGGGTGGTGCGGGCGGCAACGGCAACTATGGCGCACCGGGTACGTCCTCCGGGGCAGGTGGCGCGTCGGGTGTATCAAGCGCTGGCGGTCAGGGTGCTGACGGCGGAGCGGGTGTCAGCGGCGCCTATTTCACGGTCACTAATGCTGGCGCGATCACTGGCGGCAACGGCGGTGCGGGCGGCAATGGTGGCGCGTCGTATACGACGGCGGGCACCGCGGGCAATGGCGGCAATGGTGGTGCAGGTGGCGTTGGCGTCAGCGGATCGAATTTCGCGCTGACCAACACCGGCACGATCTCCGGCGGTTATGGCGGCGCAGCTGGCGCGCAGGGCTCGATTTCCCGTGGCGGCACGGCGGGTATGGATGGAACCGGCGGCGCGGGTGGTGTGGGTGTTGTGTCGACGGGCGGATCGATGATCGACAATGCGGGATCGATCGCGGGTGGAATGAGCGCCACCGGCGTGCAAGCGGATGCCGTGGATTTAAGCGGCGGCGGCAATGTGCTGGTCCTGGAATCGGGCGCAACGTTCGTGGGTAATGTTGTCAGCACCAGTGGCGCCACCGGCGGCGGCGATACGCTGGCTTTTGGCGGCAGCGCGAACGGCAAGTTCGACGCTACCCAGCTCGTTACGACGATGCCGACCAGCTACACCGGCACGTCGCAGATCTATGGTTTCGCTACCTACGAGAAGATCGGCAGCAGTAATTGGACCTTCACCGGAACGCTCCCGACCGGCATGAATTGGGAAGTCCAGCAAGGCACGCTGGATCTTTCCGGTGTCACCAATGCGGGCGTAGTGCTGGGGCAATTGACGGGTGCAGGCGGCACGCTGACCACAGGAAGCAAATCGCTGACGCTTGGCGACAATGCCAGCAATTCGTTCCACGGCGCGGTCATCGCGGGCTCGATCACCATGCAAGGGACCGGCACGCAAATCCTGGACGGTACGAACACGGTTGCGGGCACCGCAACGGTGAGCGGCGGCACACTCGAAATCGGCGATGCCAATAATCCGACAGCCAGCCTGACAACCCCGGAAGTCGATGTGCAGAGCGGCGGTACCTTGCGCGGCCATGGCACCATCAACGGCAACGTGATCAACGATGGCACGGTGTGGCCAGGTGGCTCAGTGGGCGTGTTGACCGTCAACGGCAACTACACGCAGAACGCCGGCGGCACGCTGCAGATCGACGTGACACCGACGGTGGCGTCGGAGCTGGTGGTCAATGGCAACGCCAGCCTTGCAGGAAAGCTAAACCTGATCTTTGCGCCGGGCACCTACATCGAGCACACCTATACCCTGGTGCAAGCCAAGGCTCTCAGCGGGCAGTTCGCTTCCACGACGTCGACAGGTGCCGTAGTTCCCGCATTGCTTAATACCAGCGTGATCTATACCGCAACACAGGCCGATCTCGCGATGAAGCCGACGGTCGTCACGCCGGCGCAAGGCAGCTTGTACGCAAACCTGATGCGCGCCACGGGCCTGGTCGGACAGCAATCGCTTACCACCGTGCTCGGCGCCACGTTGCGCTCCAACGAGACGGCATGCAACGGCGCCAACGCGTCGCACGCCAATACGGTTAGCGCTTCGTGCAACAGCGACCTGTGGGTGCAATACAGCGGCGGCAGCGATTCGCTCACCGGCAGCAACGGTTTGAACAGCACGGTGTTTGGCTTGCAGGGCGGTTTCGATCACGCGGTGAGCGATATGGCGCATCTGGGTGTCGAAGCGGGTTTCGATCGCATCAACGGCAACAACCGCAACGGCGGCAACGGTACGGTCGACGACGTTCACGGCGGCGCGTATGCCTATGCCAATGTCGGTCCGGTGGTGTTGTCCGGCATGATCGACGAAACGCACAGCAGCTACCGCGTGTATCGCGAGACAGGTGTCGGCCACGGCGTGGCCAGCCCCGACGGCGACACCACCGCGGCCGCACTGCAGGCGGCATGGCCACTCACCGCGGCGCAGTGGCAGGTGACACCGGAGATCGGTGCGCTGTACCAGCACGAAACTCTGGGCGCGTTCGGCGAATCCATTCCCAGCAGCAATCCGCTGGCGCCGGAATTCGCGCTGCAAGGTACGCACACGAGCTACACCAGCGTGCAACCGTATGCGCGCGTGCAGTTCTCGCATGCGTTCATGGCACAAGGCATCAACTACGTGCCGCAGTTCAACGTGGGTTATCGCTACGATACGCGCAACAACAACGGTCCGACCGTGCAGGCCACCAGCCAGGACGGCACGGTGTTCATGCTACCGGGCGATTCGGTGGGTCGTGGCATCGCCACGGTCGGCGCGCGCATCAACGCGCAAGCAGGTGCCTCGTGGAGCCTCTACCTGGATTACCAGGGACAGTTCTCCAGCCATCTCAACGACAATGCGTTGAGCGTGGGCTTCACGAAGAAGTTCTAA
- a CDS encoding sulfotransferase has protein sequence MDRQFHFISGLPRSGSTLLSAILSQNPRFHAGMSGPIGGAFNTMQGELSGRNEYSVFVSDEQRRRMLKGLFDNYYGPEYGAEVVFDTNRTWCSKMGQLKQLFPQGKIIACVRHVSWIIDSIEQLVRKNAFQPSSIFNYQPGGTVYSRSEGLANGDGMVGYAYNALKEAFYGDDSANLMLLRYETLTSDPARAIAAIYDFIGEPHYKHDFENISYQADEFDLRAGTPGLHTVRKKIAVRERTSVLPPDVFRRFENDVFWLDPALNPRNVRVV, from the coding sequence ATGGACCGCCAGTTTCACTTTATCTCGGGCCTGCCCAGGTCCGGGTCTACGTTGTTGTCAGCCATTTTGAGTCAAAACCCGCGCTTCCACGCCGGCATGAGCGGCCCGATCGGCGGCGCGTTCAACACCATGCAGGGCGAGCTCAGCGGCCGTAACGAATATTCGGTTTTCGTCTCCGACGAACAGCGCCGCCGGATGCTCAAAGGCCTGTTCGACAACTACTACGGCCCTGAATACGGCGCCGAGGTGGTGTTCGACACCAATCGCACCTGGTGCTCCAAGATGGGCCAGCTCAAACAGCTGTTTCCGCAGGGCAAAATCATCGCCTGCGTGCGGCATGTGTCGTGGATCATCGACAGCATCGAGCAGCTGGTGCGCAAGAACGCGTTCCAGCCTTCTTCCATTTTCAACTACCAGCCCGGCGGCACCGTGTACTCGCGCTCCGAAGGCCTCGCCAACGGCGACGGCATGGTGGGCTATGCGTACAACGCGTTGAAAGAAGCGTTCTACGGTGACGATAGCGCCAACCTCATGCTGCTGCGCTACGAAACGCTGACTAGCGATCCCGCGCGTGCAATCGCTGCGATCTACGACTTCATCGGCGAGCCTCATTACAAGCACGATTTCGAAAACATCAGCTACCAAGCCGACGAATTCGACCTGCGCGCCGGCACGCCGGGGCTGCACACCGTGCGCAAAAAAATCGCCGTGCGCGAGCGCACGAGCGTGCTGCCGCCGGATGTTTTCCGTCGTTTCGAAAACGACGTCTTTTGGCTCGATCCCGCTTTGAACCCGCGCAACGTGCGGGTGGTTTGA